One genomic segment of Primulina tabacum isolate GXHZ01 chromosome 9, ASM2559414v2, whole genome shotgun sequence includes these proteins:
- the LOC142555857 gene encoding uncharacterized protein LOC142555857 — protein MEGVGARLGRSSSRYGPTTVFTGPVRKWKKKWVPIAPSNSNNHNAAATATAAGNRTVNGSNVPPHLLLYQWTPITPSQNKDNGNIANNNGNADSNNSNKDDVVAVEEPPKKKFKYIPIIVLEEQKNESSEQAEDETKPFETDAVEVTSKSDEYNEKPDINDMPLDENQALHNTSLERQDLNESTLDLSLG, from the exons ATGGAGGGAGTCGGGGCCAGGCTCGGCCGATCCTCGTCTCGATACGGTCCCACGACTGTATTTACCGGGCCGGTTCGTAAGTGGAAGAAGAAGTGGGTTCCCATTGCTCCGTCGAACTCCAACAACCACAACGCGGCAGCGACGGCGACGGCGGCGGGTAACAGAACGGTTAACGGAAGCAACGTACCTCCCCACTTGTTGCTTTACCAGTGGACTCCGATCACACCTAGCCAGAACAAGGATAATGGTAATATTGCCAATAATAACGGCAATGCGGACTCGAATAATTCCAATAAAGACGATGTCGTCGCAGTGGAGGAGCCGCCCAAGAAAAAATTCAAGTATATACCG attATAGTTCTTGAAGAACAGAAGAATGAGTCCTCAGAACAGGCTGAGGATGAAACTAAGCCATTTGAAACTGATGCAGTCGAGGTAACCTCCAAGAGTGATGAGTACAATGAAAAGCCCGACATTAATGATATGCCACTCGACGAAAACcag GCTCTACATAATACTTCTCTGGAACGACAAGATCTGAACGAAAGCACTTTGGACTTGAGTTTGGGCTAG
- the LOC142555858 gene encoding putative membrane protein At1g16860, giving the protein MTTRTGSHQLSNGLFVSGRPEQQFKERQPTMASRAVPYTGGDVKKSGELGKMYGVGDHPNAPTAPSKLPSRPPSSSQHNSGSARSGPNSGPVPPKLSNSGSMNKKSSSSSFSGPLTPIQPTGLIISGPLGSSNSNRRSGQLDAPSAPSSFNKNMYGSAVTSLGEEVKLGYRFSRVIMWVSLVVVVMGLVVGAFLLASVKKAVVLVAVVAALVAALIIIIWNFGYKKYGVLQFLRKYPDAELRGAIDGQYVKVTGVVTCGSVPLETSFQKIPRCVYASSELYEYRGCSGKPGNPKQCFFSWRCSHSEKYVADFYISDFQSGLRALVKAGYGAKVAPFVKPTTVVDVTKDNKDLSPTFLHWLSDRGLSSDDHVLRLKEGCIKEGSTVSVMGVVRRHDNVLMIVPPTEPISSGCRWLCFLLPTYIEGLILTCSESQNGEVIPV; this is encoded by the exons ATGACTACTCGAACCGGGTCGCACCAGTTAAGCAATGGCTTGTTTGTTTCAGGTCGTCCGGAGCAGCAGTTCAAGGAAAGGCAGCCGACTATGGCTTCACGCGCCGTCCCGTACACCGGTGGTGACGTGAAGAAATCCGGGGAGCTCGGGAAAATGTATGGCGTCGGGGATCACCCGAATGCACCGACGGCACCGTCAAAGCTTCCCTCCCGTCCTCCGTCGTCTTCTCAGCATAACAGTGGATCTGCCCGATCCGGGCCGAATTCTGGCCCCGTCCCGCCGAAGCTGTCCAACTCCGGGTCAATGAATAAGAAGTCATCTTCCTCCTCGTTCTCAGGTCCTCTGACTCCTATTCAGCCCACGGGGCTCATCATATCGGGTCCATTGGGCTCTTCCAACTCCAATCGCCGCTCAGGCCAGCTCGACGCGCCCTCAGCACCGAGCTCGTTCAATAAAAACATGTACGGTTCCGCTGTTACGAGCTTGGGGGAGGAGGTGAAGTTAGGGTACAGGTTTTCGAGGGTTATAATGTGGGTATCCTTGGTGGTGGTTGTTATGGGACTGGTGGTTGGAGCTTTTCTCCTGGCGTCGGTGAAGAAGGCGGTGGTTTTGGTGGCTGTGGTTGCCGCTTTAGTGGCTGCCTTGATTATTATAATCTGGAATTTCGGGTAtaaaaaatatggggttttaCAGTTTTTAAGGAAGTATCCTGATGCTGAGCTGAGGGGTGCCATCGATGGACAGTACGTCAAGGTCACTGGG GTTGTCACTTGTGGGAGTGTACCTCTTGAAACGTCATTCCAGAAGATTCCAAGATGTGTATATGCTTCCTCGGAATTATATGAATACAGAGGCTGTAGTGGAAAACCTGGGAATCCTAAACAATGTTTTTTCTCTTGGAGATGTAGTCATTCAGAG AAATATGTGGCAGATTTTTACATATCAGACTTCCAATCAGGATTAAGAGCTCTAGTAAAAGCAGGTTACGGTGCTAAGGTTGCGCCATTTGTCAAACCAACAACAGTTGTCGATGTAACCAAAGATAATAAAGATTTGTCTCCGACCTTTCTGCACTGGCTTTCTGACAGAGGTTTGTCGAGTGACGACCATGTACTGCGCCTTAAAGAAGG CTGTATCAAAGAAGGAAGTACTGTAAGTGTAATGGGGGTTGTTAGACGCCACGATAACGTGCTCATGATAGTTCCACCCACCGAGCCTATCTCATCAGGCTGCCGCTGGCTCTGTTTCCTTCTTCCAACCTACATCGAAGGCCTTATATTAACATGCTCAGAAAGCCAAAATGGTGAGGTGATCCCTGTATAG
- the LOC142555860 gene encoding RPM1-interacting protein 4-like has translation MDQQRSHVPMFGNWDGENVPYTACFENARKEKANGIRINPNDPQENPEAFNMVAAPPSGKSSVPKKNRFHKRNTSDQLKSSTYKSMSSTSDSDKATSHDSSVNSIFKPKHQRGRSDRSHFPPLSPVDYADDNSCRSVAVPKFGEWDEKDPRSAEGFTVIFNKVKEEKQIAAAKFPSVSVQQVVNKYHESSHKENTRGKKCCGLF, from the exons ATGGAT CAACAACGATCACATGTTCCTATGTTCGGGAACTGGGACGGGGAGAACGTACCGTACACAGCCTGCTTCGAGAATGCACGCAAGGAGAAAGCCAACGGCATCAGGATAAACCCTAACGATCCGCAGGAAAATCCAGAAGCCTTCAACATGGTAGCAGCTCCACCTTCTGGCAAGTCTTCCGTGCCCAAAAAGAATCGTTTCCACAAAAGAAACACTTCCGATCAGTTGAAAAGCAGTACTTACAAAAGCATGTCTTCTACATCAGACAGCGACAAAGCCACATCTCATGATAGTTCTGTGAATTCAATCTTTAAGCCCAAACACCAGCGCGGAAGATCCGATCGCAGCCATTTCCCGCCGCTATCTCCAGTGGATTATGCCGATGATAAT TCTTGTAGATCGGTGGCTGTGCCTAAATTCGGGGAATGGGATGAAAAGGATCCGAGATCGGCGGAAGGTTTTACGGTAATCTTCAACAAGGTGAAGGAGGAGAAGCAAATCGCGGCTGCTAAATTCCCCTCTGTGAGTGTGCAGCAGGTTGTGAACAAATACCATGAGTCTAGCCACAAAGAAAATACCCGGGGAAAG AAATGTTGCGGCCTGTTTTGA
- the LOC142555859 gene encoding uncharacterized protein LOC142555859, translating into MEESAKEALIQENKSISPSHSFHESSLESTSYSYSLKWVFLDYSNIWRTGISWSMFFLLNIAVPIVSHFIFYCSDCDLIHQRPYNVIVQSSLSLFAALSFICLTSFGRKYGLRRFLFLDKLCDESEKVRQGYALQLQRSMKLLSAFVLPCFLAHCAYQIWWFASGGNQIPFPYNTPLCKVIGCMLLMCSWLYRTSICFLVCVLFRLTCYLQILRLEDFAQVFERESDVASILIEHLRIRRNLRIISHRFRVFILLTLILVTISQFVSLLITTEPSSRVNIPTAGELALCSITLVTGLLICLRSAAKITHRAQAVTTLAAKWHACATIDSFDALIDDIPTTQIVSVDVARYPVTAANWTDSDNEVGDGDNVLDNTNLVPIFANTVSYQKRQALVTYFEHNTAGITVYGFMLDRTWLHTIFAIQLSLTLWILNKTIGIS; encoded by the exons ATGGAAGAATCGGCCAAAGAggctttaattcaagaaaacaagtCGATTTCACCAAGCCATTCATTCCACGAATCCAGCTTGGAGTCGACGAGTTACAGCTATAGTCTGAAATGGGTTTTTCTCGATTATTCGAATATATGGAGAACTGGGATTTCTTGGTCCATGTTTTTTCTGCTAAACATAGCTGTTCCAATTGTCTCCCACTTTATATTTTATTGCTCTGACTGTGATCTAATCCACCAAAGGCCTTACAATGTAATTGTTCAGTCATCACTTTCGCTATTTGCTGCACTTTCTTTCATCTGCCTAACTTCTTTCGGGCGTAAATATGGGCTTCGGAGGTTTCTGTTTCTTGATAAACTGTGTGATGAAAGCGAAAAGGTTCGCCAGGGATATGCACTGCAGCTTCAA AGATCAATGAAGCTCCTTTCAGCTTTTGTTCTCCCCTGTTTCCTTGCCCACTGCGCATACCAGATATGGTGGTTCGCCTCCGGAGGAAACCAAATCCCCTTCCCATACAACACGCCTCTGTGCAAAGTCATCGGTTGCATGCTACTGATGTGCTCGTGGCTATATCGTACCTCGATATGTTTCCTAGTCTGTGTACTCTTCCGCCTTACGTGTTACCTTCAAATACTAAGGTTAGAGGACTTTGCTCAAGTCTTTGAACGTGAATCTGATGTTGCTTCAATATTGATCGAACACCTCAGGATCAGAAGAAATCTTCGGATCATAAGTCATCGGTTTAGAGTTTTCATTTTGTTGACGCTAATCCTAGTAACAATAAGCCAGTTTGTTTCCTTGCTCATTACAACTGAACCGAGCTCCAGAGTCAACATCCCAACAGCTGGAGAACTCGCG TTGTGTTCCATAACTCTGGTAACTGGGCTTTTAATCTGCTTGCGAAGTGCAGCAAAGATAACACATAGAGCACAGGCGGTTACAACTCTTGCGGCTAAGTGGCATGCCTGTGCCACAATCGATTCGTTTGATGCTCTAATTGATGACATCCCAACGACTCAGATTGTTTCAGTTGATGTGGCACGGTATCCGGTTACTGCTGCCAACTGGACGGATTCCGATAATGAAGTAGGAGATGGAGATAACGTGTTGGACAATACAAACTTGGTGCCCATTTTTGCAAACACTGTGTCTTACCAGAAAAGGCAAGCACTAG TAACATATTTCGAGCACAACACAGCTGGAATTACCGTGTATGGCTTTATGCTGGATAGGACATGGTTGCACACAATATTCGCGATCCAGCTCTCTCTTACATTGTGGATATTGAACAAGACGATCGGGATTTCTTGA
- the LOC142555861 gene encoding uncharacterized protein LOC142555861 has translation MEGVDRTVRRKKSLKERLGFNGMSCCGGVTWGLGPTTMSVRDEEEDQDGLINPETTDPNNATQTPPENSPTSPCDSQSAAVSGMNLAAALAAERQFRAAQDSDHEGSNQSPNSGTPPRMSLMRLLEETDGCDEGRKDEEDGEGCDRVCCVCMGRQKGAAFIPCGHTFCRVCSRELWLNRGTCPLCSRSIIEILDIY, from the coding sequence ATGGAGGGAGTCGATCGTACGGTGAGAAGGAAGAAGAGTCTTAAAGAACGGCTGGGGTTCAACGGCATGAGCTGTTGCGGAGGAGTCACCTGGGGCCTCGGCCCGACTACCATGAGCGTGAGGGACGAAGAAGAAGATCAAGATGGACTCATAAACCCAGAAACAACTGATCCCAACAACGCCACCCAAACTCCGCCGGAGAACAGCCCCACCTCGCCGTGCGATAGCCAATCTGCAGCAGTAAGCGGTATGAATCTGGCGGCAGCATTGGCAGCTGAGCGTCAGTTCCGGGCGGCGCAAGACTCAGACCACGAAGGATCCAATCAGAGCCCGAACTCCGGAACACCGCCAAGAATGTCCCTGATGCGATTGCTGGAGGAAACGGACGGCTGTGATGAAGGGAGAAAGGACGAAGAAGACGGGGAAGGGTGCGATCGGGTGTGCTGCGTGTGCATGGGAAGGCAGAAGGGTGCAGCTTTCATACCATGTGGACACACTTTTTGCAGAGTGTGTTCGAGGGAGCTGTGGCTGAATCGAGGGACTTGTCCGCTCTGTAGTCGTTCCATTATCGAGATCCTCGATATATATTGA